GCGGCAGCACTTGGCAATGACCCTAACTTTGCGACAACAATGATAAATGCGCTGGCCGGGAAACAGCCTCTTGACGCAACGTTAACTGCGCTGGCAGGGCTTACCACGGCGAAAAATAAATTACCGTATTTTACGGAAAATGATGCCGCCAGCCTGACAGAACTGACTCAGACTGGCAGGGATATTCTGGCAAAAAACTCAGCTGCAGAAGTTCGTGAATACCTCGGGCTGGAAGAGAGTTCGCCCTTTCCTGCAGGAGCTCCCGTTCCGTGGCCATCAGATACCGTTCCGTCTGGTTATGCTCTGATGCAGGGGCAGACTTTTGACAAATCTGCATACCCGAAACTTGCAGTCGCTTATCCGTCAGGCGTGATCCCTGATATGCGTGGCTGGACGATTAAGGGCAAACCTGCCAGTGGTCGGGCCGTATTGTCTCAGGAACAGGACGGCATTAAATCGCACACCCACAGCGCCAGCGCATCCAGTACGGATTTGGGGACGAAAACCACATCGTCGTTTGATTACGGCACTAAATCCACGAATAACACCGGGGCGCATACGCACAGTGTGAGCGGTACAGCCGCAAGTGCCGGAAACCATACTCATAGTGTCACAGGTGCATCAGCAGTCACCCAGTGGTCACAAAATGGGTCTGTACATAAGGTAGTGTCTGCGGCCAGTGTGAATACAAGTGCTGCAGGAGCGCACACTCATAGTGTCAGCGGCACAGCTGCATCTGCAGGTGCTCACGCACATACTGTCGGTATTGGTGCACACACGCACTCCGTTGCGATTGGTTCACATGGACACACCATCACCGTTAACGCTGCGGGTAACGCGGAAAACACCGTCAAAAACATCGCATTTAACTATATTGTGAGGCTTGCATGATTACGCTCATTCTTTCTGCACCAGTAACAGAAATGGCTGAAGCATTTAATCGGGTATTTGCAAACGCAGATAATGTGAATATTGTCGGAAAGCCATTTGAAACAATCAGAGAATTTGACTGCATGGTAAGTGCGGCAAATAGTTTCGGCCTGATGGATGGCGGTGTTGATGCCGCCATTACCGCATTCTTCGGTACTCAGTTACAGTCCCGCGTTCAGAATCATATTCTTCGTGAATATTTAGGCGAACAGCCTGTAGGTTCTGCATTTGTTATTGAAACGGGGAATAATCATCACCCCTGGCTGGTACACGCGCCAACCATGCGTGTTCCACTGACAATTGACGGAACAGACGCTGTATATAACGCCACGTGGGCCGCTTTACTTGCCATCTTTCAGCACAATAAAAATGCAACGACAGACAGGAAAATAAAGACGGTGGTATTCCCTGCAATGGGGGCCGGATGTGGTCAGGTGCCGTTTGAAAGCGTTGCCCGGCAAATGAAGCAGGCATGGGATAACTTTAATAAGAAAACAGAATCAATTAACTGGGAATACGCACACTCCCGCCAGTCGGCAGTATTTGGCACATATGCATACTGTCCGGGTAATTCTGTTTGCCGTTATGCGGATACTAAATATATTGGATGCGGCGATTACCGGACGTATTGCTCACGTTCCGGGCAGGTCTGTATTAGCCATGTGCATCAGGCTGATGACGTGCTGACTAATAATCGCTCTCGCCCTGATTCGCATACACACCGGTTTAATCCAGAAAATCCCGTAGGCAATCTCACCTCTGGCGCACACAGCCACGGAAGCAGCATCGTTATTGGTGCTCACACCCATACGCTCAATAAACAATATTCTGTCTCTGATATTAAGTAGAGGTGAAAACATGGATTTCAGAATGAGTGAACAACCACGGACCATAACAATTTATAATCTGCTGGCCGGAACTAATGAATTTATTGGTGAAGGTGATGCATACATTCCACCTCATACAGGTCTGCCAGCAAACAGTACCGATATTGCACCGCCAGATATTCCGGCTGGCTTTGTGGCTGTTTTCAACAGTGATGAGGCATCGTGGCATCTCGTTGAAGACCATCGGGGTAAAACCGTCTATGACGTGGCTTCCGGCGACGCGTTATTTATTTCTGAACTTGGCCCATTACCGGAAAATGTTACCTGGTTGTCGCCGGAAGGGGAATATCAGAAGTGGAACGGCACAGCCTGGGTGAAAGATGCAGAAGCAGAAAAACTGTTCCGGATCCGGGAGGCGGAAGAAACAAAAAACAGCCTGATGCAGGTAGCCAGTGAGCATATTGCGCCGCTTCAGGATGCTGCAGATCTGGAAATCGCAACGGAGGAAGAGACCTCGTTGCTGGAAGCCTGGAAAAAGTATCGGGTGTTGCTGAACCGTGTTGATACATCAACTGCACCTGATATTGAGTGGCCTACGAACCCTGTCAGGGAGTAATCATTGGGATTATGCCGCAGCACGTCGTATGCAAGAACGTGCTGCGGTTGGATGCTATTTTTTCCCTGAAGCGGAAAACATTACTACAGTACCTTGAACCTTGGTTTTAACATTCTCGAAATGCTCTGAGAGTATATGTGTTAAGCCTTCTTCGGAATCTTTTGTATTTGAAAAGATGCCTTTCTGATTGTAAATGCGCATCAGTTTTTGACCGAAGCTATTGTGCACAACTCCATCGCCAAGAATTGTGGCTCCGTATAGAGTTCCATCGTCAGTTAAGGCCTGCGCCGCATTGCGTATTACACAGCTTTTTGTAGATATATTTCCAGGCAGGCAGTGAAGAAGGTAAAACATGGAAATGGAATCAAATTGACCATGTAACGCCGCGGGATAAGGTTCAAAAACATCATGGCTAATTTTATGTTTAATTTTTGATTCCCCAGCCCTTGTAGATGCCGCGTTCAGGCTAGCTTCGTTCAAATCCATTAAAGATATCAGACTACTCTCAGGTACGTGAGTAAGGTAAAACCCAGTTCCAACACCAATATCCAGATGGTTGTTACCTAAATGTTCCAGAAAGTGTGGAAGAAGGTGTTCCTTTGTAGGACATCCCCATGCAAGCCGATTTGATACTCCCAAAACCCACCAGTCATAAAGCTTTAGGGTAAGTGGTGTGTAAATTTTAGCCCCATCATCTGTGTTTTTTTTCATTAATTTCACCATGTTATAGTTTTATTTGTGAATTAAATCAATTATGGCGATGAATTACAAGGGGTTAAATGCTGCCGCAGCATAGCGATATTGAAATAGCCTGGTATGCTTCGATACAGCAGGAGCCGAATGGCTGGAAGACCGTCACCACACAGTTCTACATCCAGGAATTCAGTGAGCATATTGCGCCGCTTCAGGATGCTGCAGATCTGGAAATCGCAACGGAGGAAGAGACCTCGTTGCTGGAAGCCTGGAAAAAGTATCGGGTGTTGCTGAACCGTGTTGATACATCAACTGCACCTGATATTGAGTGGCCGACTTAACCTGCAGAGTAATCAACAGCACAGGGATGATATTTTGTGCTTGAAGTGCCTCCCCGACCATTCAGATAGTCGGGGAGGGGGGTATTGGGATTATACGCAATCAGTTTTAGTTAAAGACCGAAGCTCTCGAAAAATCTTTCTCCAAAACCAGAATGCAATTGATTGATTTTGATAGGATCTATAACGCCGTTACCTTAAACGGCAAAATCACTCAAAAACAAACCTAATATATTGAATAAAAAGGATTAATCATCTAATTCGCTCACCTTCTGCGAAATAATATAGTCATTTATACCAGGCTGGTCTTATGCATACACCTAAATAGGTATATTACGTAATGAAACAGACAGGCGAGTATCTACTGAACCGTAGATGTTATGGTCATATTGCATAGTTTTTGGGGAATGTAAAGAATTATATTTGAGTATGCTGTTAGCAACCTGATAAATAATAACGGGCGTTATAATAAACTTGTTTTTTGTTCTGGTTTTACATTTTCTCATTAATCTTGTTAGTAATA
The nucleotide sequence above comes from Escherichia coli. Encoded proteins:
- a CDS encoding macro domain-containing protein gives rise to the protein MITLILSAPVTEMAEAFNRVFANADNVNIVGKPFETIREFDCMVSAANSFGLMDGGVDAAITAFFGTQLQSRVQNHILREYLGEQPVGSAFVIETGNNHHPWLVHAPTMRVPLTIDGTDAVYNATWAALLAIFQHNKNATTDRKIKTVVFPAMGAGCGQVPFESVARQMKQAWDNFNKKTESINWEYAHSRQSAVFGTYAYCPGNSVCRYADTKYIGCGDYRTYCSRSGQVCISHVHQADDVLTNNRSRPDSHTHRFNPENPVGNLTSGAHSHGSSIVIGAHTHTLNKQYSVSDIK
- a CDS encoding tail fiber assembly protein, with amino-acid sequence MDFRMSEQPRTITIYNLLAGTNEFIGEGDAYIPPHTGLPANSTDIAPPDIPAGFVAVFNSDEASWHLVEDHRGKTVYDVASGDALFISELGPLPENVTWLSPEGEYQKWNGTAWVKDAEAEKLFRIREAEETKNSLMQVASEHIAPLQDAADLEIATEEETSLLEAWKKYRVLLNRVDTSTAPDIEWPTNPVRE
- a CDS encoding class I SAM-dependent methyltransferase, yielding MVKLMKKNTDDGAKIYTPLTLKLYDWWVLGVSNRLAWGCPTKEHLLPHFLEHLGNNHLDIGVGTGFYLTHVPESSLISLMDLNEASLNAASTRAGESKIKHKISHDVFEPYPAALHGQFDSISMFYLLHCLPGNISTKSCVIRNAAQALTDDGTLYGATILGDGVVHNSFGQKLMRIYNQKGIFSNTKDSEEGLTHILSEHFENVKTKVQGTVVMFSASGKK